taaactgaactaaaaactcgtttcgtgggCCACGGGCCACattttgcacacccctgtgctAGTCGATTAGGATATAATCCATGACAAAACTGGAATAAATTGTTACAATGAGTTGGGCAGTCTATCGTCACCACAATATGATTCTGACTGCCAGTGGTTGCTCTTATGTATACTCGTATGTGTATTATTCACAGAAGtccatgacaaaaaaaattaaaatctacaCAATTCTGGAAATATACCTTTTATAACATTCTTTGACTGCGTTTTGATGCCAGAGTTTCCCCATTCATCCTTGGCCCAGACTTGGAAATGATATGTTTTACCAAGTATAGGTGACTTCATCCTGTACTGAGGAACTTCTGTAGTGTGAGTCCCTCCATGTTTTTCATTatcacagaagatttctatgttgtatagaacgttAGATACTGCATTCCAAGTCAAAAGAATGTCGAATCCACTTCTTTgagatgaaacattttcaattcgcggcaaagctaaaaataaaggagtgagttagtaaatatagtaatcagtaatttatttcttcaacatgctgaaagtacaaactatacatacacaaattaaaggaaatataaaaaagtcgtattccagggtgaaaggagatgttgaaaaccaatactggttatcgagcgacTCCACCCTTGGGGGAATCTAATAAAAACctgataaatataataaaatcgaactaaatatgttattgaataaataaaatgaaaagcaaCAGGTTTGTCAAAGCGGCCCGGTACATACCAAATAATCACTGTTTAAACAAAAAAAGTCGATTTCATGCACCACAGTCTAGTTACCATGAAAATAAAAGTGCGAGACCAGACAGTGTTGTCTTGGCGAGATACCGTAAAAAGAGTAGGCTATAGTAAAGGGCATCGAACATTTGATTGTGTGCATATATACCATCAAGTGTACAAGTAACAAAATAATGACACTTTTATGGCAGGAAGCCATAAATTTTTGGGGgagttgactttgatgaccgtCTGGTCGTATTGCTCcctcctgtctataccaaactaatttatttcttattgttatttttattattattacgatgactgttatttttggttgacgaaaaaataaatctctctctctctctcaggAAGGAACCTGTGGTATTTACCCTAACATGGTACCGTGTACTAACAAGTGTTTTGACGCTGGAGTCAGAGAATTTACGAGGACATGGATATTCATGAAGCATAAATATGTATAACCTGCTTTTGCAACAATTCTGTTCTAGATTTTTCAATTTCCCATAATTCATTAGTTTCATATTGCATAAGTTACACTCtaaaatcataatatatttcaagttaaAAAATTAACTTCGTTTACATTTATGCTCGCACAAAACACCAAACTACTTTCGATTTTGTACTTCAAGCTAGTCTAAGCTTGCAAAGTTGGAGGGCCACAATTTCAAGCAGGCCTTGTGAGTCGCAGTAGTGGGAttcacccggttctgttacaaaaagtcattgagagtaaccagtaatgctaaccggttcgctgttcttatgaaattccgtgagacggttttATAGAACCGTTGCGAACCAGCTGAACCCCACTACTGGATACGACCAAAGGTCATCAAAGTCAGCCACCACCCATTCTAGATAAataattattgagaaaaaaaatataaagtaactGTCGACTAGTTAACTACCAAATAATTAAACGGAGTCTACTCTCAATACAGATAATAATAGGTACCAGAAAAAATAAGtgaattttagaaaaatatttaaaattagtttgaaaattgaaagataGTAAGCAAACAGTGGCAATGTGACCATTATATGATGAACAGTTACATGTTTTAATCACTATTGAATATTATAACTATACTCTAGTAATCCTTAACAAGAAAATTTAGGTAACTTGTTTTAAATTTCACATAGGGAGCCAATCTAATAGATTCAGGAATTTGATTCCAAATTTTGTGGACCAGTGCACTTGATTTATTCTTGGGAGAATTTTGTGTCAGCTCtgggaataaaatatgaatttataaaGAGGATTGTGTATTATACGAATATTGAATATTGGCTACTACAATCGGTGAAATATGACGCAAACGATTCAAGTAAACTCGCTGAGGAGAATTTATGCAtaattttccctatttcatAGTGAAATAAGTCATTCAGTTTCAAAATAGTGGACTAAGTCTAGTTCGCAACGGCACATTTGATATAGTCCTGACAGCGCGGTTTTGATGCTGAACCCCATAAGACAATATCATATTGaatggaagaatgaaaaattgcGAAATAAACAGTTCGTAAAACACTCAATGGCACATAATTTTTGAGCCTGATTAAAATACCAACAGCCCTTGACAGTCTATGCACAAACATGGATTCTGGTATCGGGTTCCTCAtgtttactttctttcaaagaCTGGCCACTACGAgactagtataagtttatttcgactcaataatcagcataGGCTTATTACAGCTATTAGACGATGATTGAATATGGTAAAATGCATATCTTCCCGGACTTCCCACATAGCAAGGTCTGTTCAACTGTTTGTCACCAGTTGGGAGAAAAATTTATCGCCGAAGTAAGgccgagatcgccatggcgaccaacagggatggccatttccgaatactaaactattccgaatacattctaaaataatgttttcgaatctggaattccgaatacattctaaaatcaaaaataacacatttttgttttagttgattaaaacccagtaaattaggaaataagcttcaatagaaatatcagaatgaagccacagaccaacagtatatgtacacaaagtaattgatagtttatagctattaataaaaaataatagcaacttgtgacacaatcagtttattaaatttattcactttgtacaaatgaccatatgaaaagatagccaaggagttgtctgacgctttctatcattggtaccatgatattacgataatagtcgagtctattgacaaaaatactactcgtattcagataattgcctttaaaaattctaatatttaagcctagagtattctactacctaccagtatatttgtatataaatttatgtgaaccatattgttattatgtgtaacatattgttgtgtttggagttagaaataaattagtagagaatagatgaccaccaccgccagcgcgcagccaggattttcgaagtcggaaattctcattgccgcctgtaacacccactgCGATTCTGCGCTCGTTAAAAGGGCCgtcttgtcagcgtataatgatcattctgttacgtaaaatattcaatccatgacaactacgagattctaaaatatctttcgcggttgcttcttcttacgtcaaaaaaaaaacattactattcggtccacggcaatctgtgacctaaaattacaaGATAAACTgcttgatgtatttaattttaatatgtatttttgcaatcttgccaactcgttatcgtcgttagaaaaatctcaaataatcagtaaattaaaaatacatattcatcgccgcgatcatgccacctgttaaaagagtcgacttttacaacaaataatataacaaggaatatatatttttctgttgtgcaaagtgatgaattcgtgaccgacacgggcatatttaaaatgtcttgctcttattaatttaattgtcttcaatttaacctgcggttgcgtcgacaaaataaaatcctcaccactcttatataccattgcaatccgcggccataaaaataaaaacgtgaggtaaactgtccgattaaatattgtttttatccgaattttgcgaattcggcaaatatttagatgtacttgttaacagtgactccgctcgatcgaaatgctaagagtaaaatttatttcatcacaataaaattgattgaatatactttagattaattatattatatacatcctcacaaccagggaaaaagtcgcgtttcaaaccttgtatcgtgttaacccGAAAATATTTGACGGCAtattaaagtaatggataatcaggcaaatcccgccctcaattagtgacgatatgtttctcaacgccgaccaaacataatgtgtgccagaggcagacgaaattttgcgattttcactgcctagaaaagcgttttttaaattttcacgggcctcaataaaacttatgttgtttacggttttattttctgtattctaaattgccgcttttcaatcaaaaagttgcgttgtctttagaaactcgccgccgatgaacgtatttaccagattcacaattccgtgcgcgtacaaaaataaaataaatgtcatcgttatcgtggaacaaagtggtggaaaattttcgttttagagaaaataacacaatcgtaaaggcgtttgcgggcctaaataacacgttacgctgatgagtgataaaaacaatcacgcgcaagtttctatcgagaatgttttcattcaacggaaacgtcttgaaagcggcgtcgaaaatgtgtgacgtcacacaaatatccgatattcttatgaacgtgaattccgatattcgaatgacgagatattcgaatacattcgaatactttattcgaattggccatccctggcgaCCAATTTTGTCCCTGTTCAGCAGACCAATTTCAGAAAGCATGTGGAacagaacacagtttgagaaacgctgcacttgagtatttgaaaaaattgattgtaatatatgtcagtggttcccaaatgaCTACTTTTCCACAAGACTATTGCATCGTTCAATTTAAActcatttaaatgaaaaatatttgttttaaaaaatggaataaattaacaaaattaacatTGAGAAAGTGAAGACTATGTTAAAATTTTAGCTgcgttataataatatataatgcaATGCGTGGGAATTTGtattacaaaattataaaaactgttaaaattaacGTTGAAAGAGGGAAATACGAGTTTCAATATCAGAAAAAATACCCTGATTCAAATTAAACAGATAATTCGATGCATTACAGgaagtaaattaaatttgaaaacctatggacttattctttctttttcaaagaatcttttttcttttcaggGGATTTTTCCTCCCCGGCTTTTTTTTCAGAGGATTTTCCCTCCTCAGCTCCCCCATACGCAGAATAATCCATCACGCAACTTGTGATTATCTTCTCAATTCGATGGAACGGATCAAAGTTCACGCCAAACTTCGAAGAAGTCTGAAATAACGAgaatttattaatttcttaCATGTAGAGTTAGTTGGTCTAAACGTGTCATAGGACTTGAAATGCCTGCTATCTAACCTCTGATTAACCTGCGTGAgttcgtaggttcgaatcctgcagGGAATTCCAAGGCCAGCGCTATAAAtaagtttgtaattttttgtttaatggGAAGGGGGTAAATTGACATGGAATGGGACCTGTGTACAAATACAAGGCAAAAATTTGTTTCAGTGACATGCCCAGGTaatgtgttaccagatattcgaatagtaaactgcagCTCTAATATTTTAGTATCAATACGATATTCAAATATTCCGTCTGCTCTACTCAGTATTTTTggatttgattaaatttatgtACATAAACTATTTTATGTAATAAGGAACTTCCAAGGTAAATCAAAACTTGGTTGGTATTCGAGTTTGCAACCCACAAAAAACTTTCTCATGTGAAAGTGGACCGCAACCATAAAAGACATTAGGCAGGCCTGCTGTCGAGAATaacccttaacctggtacacattacgGGAGTATCCAATTGGCCTGGCCGTATtagaacgcaaaaaggtaaaaacacaaagtgttaatctatttcactcaagttcagcAGGTCATATTAAATCATGGGCTAATTGCCTATAATCTATTATATCTTACCGATATCAGGAACATCACAGTTAGTTGTAGAAGAACAACAGTGTTGAATGAGATCGGCAGGATTCCTAGAAGTTGTAGATTGTAAAGTAGAGAGAACAGAAGGCTGAGCTTTGTTACTCtgaaaaaaataggatattATGGTAAATTGCCagtaattaaattcaaaattgtaagaACGAGTTCTCTTTTGTGTCAAACTGGTTCCCTCATCTTAGAAAACCATTTCACGTTCCCAAAGAGCGATTCAGAATTCTAGAACGGGTTCCCTCATGTATCAAGCTCACTAACAACGGGttctttcattttagaaaatatatGAATGTCACTATCAGAGCTGGAGTCAAAGCCATGGAGCAAAGCCTACCGGGTTAAATGGAGCCAGAGTTACCACAAATTTAAGTAGCGCTAGCTTATAGCATCTTATtaacttttattaattttagtgatatttagaaattggagtcaaaacattgaattttgtttcatgGTGAAATCTTTACTTAAACTCTTTTAGAAATGTAAACTTGATTGTCTGTCTGCTCTAAAGATTTCAAAATCTTTACTCCTGCTCGCATGTGTCAGAAgtttgcaataaattgaaactccATAGCCCAGTCACTAACTACCGTAATAATTACCGTAATTTTTATGTCTCGATTTGTAACAAATCAATACTCACGTCGCCAAATGAATAGATTTCACGGTCTCATGATTCCATTGTTTCCTCACAAATGTTGCAGCATTTTTGACGAACCCCCCTCCGCAGGCTCCAAACATTCCAAGAATAGTACAGATCAAGAGAGAGTCTGGGAAAGCTCCACGACCAAGTTTCACtcctaaattatgaaaataattgtttgaaataacaagagagcaggATTCCAATAATTACACATATGTGGAGATGAGCACAGCGAAATAAAGTGTTGCTGTGTGAGAATCGTAGTggtacaaaattattttttgaagtgaaCAATACCTTCAAGAATACCTGAATTACAAAAACGTTGTTCGGAATAACAATAGAGCACCGCTTTGCATTCATACCAGAAAGCAGCACATGTATCAATGCTCAATATATATGCTGGCCTTAACTGAGAACCGAGACTACGGAAGAAAAACAAGCACAGTGGAACACAGCGTATTTCCGTGTGTCATATAATAAAGttcttacaaattaaatttgtccTGAAATCTGgaacaaatgactggctaacttACACCATACCCAACACAGACTTGTAACTGAAAGAGAGGCGAAGGTACCTCATATTATTAAGCTGTCTTACCAACATTCCTTTCCCctgatataaatatgaaaatcattccTGAATGGCTGGAATTGCGAAGTTTGatgcaaatttttcacaaacatcaaatatcagaaagtgtaaacaaatatatagcataccttttataatttttcttgttCGAATCATTTCTTTTCCCAGAACAATCACTAACATCGCTGGTTTCCATGAcaacaaattataaatgacaTCTTTGGGAGAGTAGAAGATGTGCCACCATACTATTGTCATCATGAGAACtgactgaaatgaaaaattaatattcatttatatgtCCAGGCTATCATATGCTATGTTGCCACCGATACCTGTCGATACGTGAGGATCTACAATTTTACGAATGATTGAAATCTTTCCGGTTTAGCACAGCCTActccagcgtttctcaaactctGTTCCGCAGAACACTACCGTTCTGCAAGGTTGGAACAGGGGTCGAAATTCCGACTCAATTGGTCGCCATAGCGATCTTGGCTGTAAAGGACTCTGGATCGTGAATTCGACCGCCTGAAGGCCTCGTACCAGTTTGGAAAGTATGGCATATGCTTTTTTACTCAGATTAACTATTCAGGGATGTGCAGCTTTCAATACAAGGGGTACAAATaagtgggtgaaaccgcgggccacacCATTATTTTAACAGAGGTTTCTAATAGacacaaaaatattggttattgatcttatgacatgcgttgttcgcacaacctagctgttagggcattgtaaggtcatagataataaattggactcaggtataggctttgcaatgcAAATGGATCGGAATTACTCTCACATACTAGATTAAACAACTATAAAATTGCAGGCCGCattatttttccttgtgggccgcatttggccacaGACCGCAGATTGCACAGCCCTGAgcttaacaataaaacaaatccatACCTGATTATTGGATAGAGGAGTCAGAGCAGGTTTTCCTACACAAACACTTATGATCATCCCTCCACCGTAGCAACAAGCTATCGACATCAACCATGTGGCAACTGGCTGTTTCCTTGCCTTGTTGACatctgaatttaaaataatttttttaaagggCTCTGTGATTGAAACTTGGGGGCTTTCCGAGCTATTcacttacttattaaaatactgaattggctcattttgtgactgtccaaaaagctataacgtcatcaataaaatattacaagcGGAGTCATTAAATGaggtaattttaatttatttagaaACAATAATTGGCAAATAAcaattgtgtttttattttttgaaactaatTGTGGGGCTTTGTACTAACTAGTCAACTACTTCCCGGGTTCCATAACACTACAAATTTGAGAACCCCTACACTAGAGTATATCTCAGTTAAAAAGCATGCAATAGATTCATTTTGGATTCTATGTTTTACCCAAAGTATAATTATTTAGGAGGTATCAACTACTGATAGAGAATAGGCCTTTAGAAAGCATCAAGCCATCCTTCTGAGTCTGCGGGTCGgaaccagtagtgggattcaaccggttcgcaccggttctatagaaccgtctcacggaattttatgagatctgcGGACCGGTTgacattactgaaaaaaacatgactttttgtaacagaactggctgaaaaatatgacatttgtgtgatggaaccggctgacaaaaaattggaATCCCGCCACTGGTCGAAACCACATTTtttgaaacgtaaaaaactGTCTATATATGATCAACTCACCCCAGTCATTCCGTACTCCGTAAATTACCAGAGTATAATGAGCAATCTCTATGATTGTTGCCAGATATACTATCAAGTTATTTGTTGCGTCTGCTATAGATGAAACATCCATTATGATATActgagaaacaatgaaaaatggaaaattagaaatgggtgtagtataattcagtatgaatatacagtatttagatttgaaaagaaaataccatataccgtatatatatacaGGCCGGCAGCGGCGCAGCTAGCAATAGGGGGAAgatgtttgatttgaaaattttatcttttacttGCAAAGAGAGGCGAGCTACACACAACTATGGAATTTATTAAACAGCATTTTGCTATGAAAGCCACAGCCCGACAGCCGGTGTCGTGAATTGCagtttgtttcaatttcaaatatccttATATTATCTCAGAAACGTGAAATAACGAGTATATAAAAACCAATGACAACACACTGAAGTAAAATCTTGAAATTCCAAAATTTCCTAAACCTTCCACTGTTCCACTAAGGCTCAAAATATTACACGTAGACTATTTCTGTACTGCAGTTATGTGCAAACTTTTGAACTGTCTTTCTACCATCCTCCCAGAAGTAACTACTAAAGAAGCTTCTTATTCTACCAACTTTAACCGCCTTTAATAAACACAGTATACAGGTatagcaaataaaattgaccaACGCAAGGTCGCGCTTTGGACCGGCGAAGTCAGCTGGGAATGCAGCTGCACTCAGAACAGCTGTGCTGTTGACAATAGGCGGGGTCAAATTGTGTGCAGCGGAGCGTTACCGATAAGTCCCACTGaacatggacctttccccgagcattgactaccttgtttacttcgtgacattggccaatcagcaagattcacaaagtgacgtaacaatgtccccatttcgcatccgctcagacacttttctcactcggacagattttcaagcgtggttgtaaacattacctcgtatttgcgtttttgaactctcTGCCATTTTCGAAAGTTTGCGAGAATCCGAGTAAATACATCACTTGGAGGAGAACCGCTAGTAATAATTTTAAGCACGATTAACTCATCTTAATAGATAATTTACTTCTAGTTTCTGTCGCTTCGAAGGCATATTTTTCTAATAGAcaattcgttagttttcagttgtgtttcggaaacttaaatataaatcagatatttcaatggtcactctgtctttctaggagttttaatttaattacagtaataaaaattagtgtagaaatagctgtgatagactagcctgaaattctttaacggtacttttaaaaaaacagatCGTTGAACCGGTATGCGATGattcataatgatggtttgaaacacataccccattttacggGCGCCAACAC
This is a stretch of genomic DNA from Styela clava chromosome 2, kaStyClav1.hap1.2, whole genome shotgun sequence. It encodes these proteins:
- the LOC120335775 gene encoding trimeric intracellular cation channel type 1B.2-like — its product is MDVSSIADATNNLIVYLATIIEIAHYTLVIYGVRNDWDVNKARKQPVATWLMSIACCYGGGMIISVCVGKPALTPLSNNQSVLMMTIVWWHIFYSPKDVIYNLLSWKPAMLVIVLGKEMIRTRKIIKGILEGVKLGRGAFPDSLLICTILGMFGACGGGFVKNAATFSNKAQPSVLSTLQSTTSRNPADLIQHCCSSTTNCDVPDIDFFEVWREL